CGTATGATGAACCGATTGTTTCCTATTGGCCTGAGTTTGCGGCACATGGAAAAGAGACCATCACCATGCGGCATCTGCTGTGTCATGAATCAGGACTGTATGGCATCAAGAATATTGTAGAAGATTTTGAAGACACTCAAGACTGGCAGTTGATGGCCTCCCGACTGGCTGAAAGTGACCCGGCGCATGCTCCAGGCAGGGCCAGCGCATACCATGCGATCACCTATGGGTGGCTGTTGGGAGAAATTGCTGAAAGAGTGACTGGAAAAACGTTTGGGCAACTGATGGAAGAAATGTTGATTCAACCGCTCAAACTGGATGGGCTTTATATCGGTGTTCCTCAGGAACAGCTCAACCGTGTCGCTGAAATTATTGATCCCCCTGTCGCAAAAGCGATTCAATTTCTGGATAAAGCCTCAGATTATCATCCGGATGTGATTTTACCAAAAAATTTTCCTGTCAGTTTGAGACGCATCAAAAAAGCTCTGCTTCCCAAACATGTGGAACTCCTGTTTCACAGTGTGCCGGAATATCTCAAAGCAGCCATACCCTCAGCCAATGGGGTGTTTACAGCCCGTTCGCTGGCAAAAATGTATTCCATGCTGGCCGCAGGGGGTACGCTCGATGGGGTAAAACTCTTGTCTCAACGTACCATTTTTGAAGCAGGGCGAATCCAGAGCCGGAAATTTGACAGGGTTGTTCCGATTCCGTTTCACTGGCGGATGGGATACCACAGCATTCCGTCCATCTATGGCTTCATCCCCAAAGCCTTTGGTCATCTGGGACTTGGAGGTTCAGGCGGTTGGGCTGATCCGGCCCGTAACCTTTCCTTTGGCATGGTTATTTCTGATAGCTGGATTGGTATGCCCCGAACTGAAATGAAAGCAACAATCGTGGGCAGTGCCGCACACCGTTCGGTGTGATTCACAATGTTGCGCGGGGGCGACCCGGTCGCCCTCTTTCATCCACTTAAAGAATTATTCCCTCTTCTGTATTGATCATGAAAAATAAACTACTTCTATGCGTTCTGGTATTCAATGTGACCCTTCTGGAAATATTTGTGTTTGAATATGCACAGTTTCTTGCATCGTCCTTCCTGTCAGATTTGAATATTCGCGTCCTTCTGGGGTCACTCATCGGCATCCTGAACACAAGTCTGCTGTTTTATCTGTATCGACATTATGAACGCCTGCATGATGCGTTGCGCCAAAGTAACAATGACCTGAGGCAGGAACACCAGACCCGGCAACGCACTGAAAAAACCCTTAATCATATTTTATCCGTCACCACAGAAGGTTATATTCATCTGGATCTGTCCTCACACATCATTGAGGTCAATCCTTCTGTTTCTACAATTCTTGGTGTGCC
This sequence is a window from SAR324 cluster bacterium. Protein-coding genes within it:
- a CDS encoding beta-lactamase family protein yields the protein MEMQGYAHPKFWRVAKVFEQQLQHIRGGAAACVYYQGEPVVDVWGGVMDAQGNPWKKDTLALSFSTTKGVTSTLIHILADRGLIAYDEPIVSYWPEFAAHGKETITMRHLLCHESGLYGIKNIVEDFEDTQDWQLMASRLAESDPAHAPGRASAYHAITYGWLLGEIAERVTGKTFGQLMEEMLIQPLKLDGLYIGVPQEQLNRVAEIIDPPVAKAIQFLDKASDYHPDVILPKNFPVSLRRIKKALLPKHVELLFHSVPEYLKAAIPSANGVFTARSLAKMYSMLAAGGTLDGVKLLSQRTIFEAGRIQSRKFDRVVPIPFHWRMGYHSIPSIYGFIPKAFGHLGLGGSGGWADPARNLSFGMVISDSWIGMPRTEMKATIVGSAAHRSV